Proteins from a genomic interval of Lolium perenne isolate Kyuss_39 chromosome 1, Kyuss_2.0, whole genome shotgun sequence:
- the LOC127348656 gene encoding E3 ubiquitin-protein ligase SINA-like 8, producing MASSIKNVMLLDSGAFDCGVCQCPLKPPIFQCEVGHMVCSECREKMAAAETCHVCRRTLAGGYKRCYGAEHIVESLRVPCPNKAYGCSFMLARYDESVHLQVCQYPPFHCPAEDCVFITGNQPALLEHFQYTHKWPSTTVHCIVPNSATRPKPTGTNLALVDGFNVLYIIPSGPVILKVTRESCGRVITLIKVRRAGRRAKRCRFMLVYETPCGTHRLEYAFNNMASTNPSLTGGGLSTTDDHFNFVVPNSVEPLNLIFSPPHSHSCWQFNDLDAEAGAVLPFRKQLWQSRA from the exons ATGGCATCGTCAATCAAGAATGTGATGCTTCTGGACTCCGGCGCATTCGACTGCGGCGTATGCCAGTGTCCACTTAAGCCGCCAATCTTCCAG TGTGAAGTGGGACACATGGTGTGCTCAGAGTGCAGGGAGAAGATGGCAGCAGCAGAGACGTGCCATGTGTGCCGACGCACCCTTGCCGGTGGCTACAAGCGGTGCTACGGTGCGGAGCACATTGTGGAGAGCCTCAGGGTGCCGTGCCCCAACAAGGCATACGGCTGCTCCTTCATGCTGGCTCGCTATGACGAGAGCGTGCACCTCCAGGTTTGCCAGTACCCCCCGTTCCACTGCCCCGCAGAGGACTGCGTCTTCATCACCGGCAACCAGCCGGCGCTTCTGGAGCACTTCCAATACACACACAAATGGCCGTCGACCACCGTGCACTGTATTGTCCCAAACAGTGCCACACGGCCCAAACCCACGGGGACGAACTTGGCACTCGTTGACGGCTTCAACGTACTATACATCATCCCTTCTGGGCCGGTCATCCTGAAGGTGACGCGGGAGTCATGTGGCCGCGTCATCACTCTTATCAAGGTACGTCGTGCTGGTCGAAGGGCCAAGAGATGCCGGTTCATGCTGGTGTATGAGACTCCTTGCGGCACTCACCGCCTGGAATATGCATTTAATAACATGGCCTCCACTAATCCCTCCCTCACCGGAGGAGGCCTGTCTACTACCGACGACCACTTCAACTTCGTCGTCCCAAACTCGGTTGAGCCACTCAATTTGATATTTTCACCGCCGCATTCACATTCTTGTTGGCAGTTTAACGAtctcgatgcagaggccggggctgtGCTCCCATTTCGAAAACAACTTTGGCAATCTCGAGCCTGA
- the LOC127330835 gene encoding E3 ubiquitin-protein ligase SINA-like 10 — MTLDEDMLDCGVCFLPLKPPIFQCDAGHVVCSSYRYKLATFGRCHVCSTAITGGYRRCHALEQLVESIRGSCPNATYGCAARVLYYDLHAHLLDCPHAPCHCPREACGFVGSTSALLDHFVGTHKWPCITGVRNSENRAIHLHDGFNFMAVVHDTR; from the exons ATGACGTTGGACGAGGACATGCTCGATTGCGGTGTTTGTTTCCTACCCCTCAAGCCACCAATCTTCCAG TGTGATGCTGGCCACGTGGTGTGCTCGTCGTATCGGTACAAGCTGGCCACGTTTGGGAGGTGCCATGTGTGTAGCACCGCCATTACCGGTGGCTACCGCCGGTGCCATGCCTTGGAGCAgctggtggagtccatccgggggTCATGCCCCAATGCAACCTATGGCTGCGCTGCCAGGGTGCTCTACTATGACCTCCATGCTCACCTTCTGGATTGCCCACACGCTCCGTGCCACTGCCCTAGAGAAGCATGTGGCTTCGTTGGCTCGACATCGGCGCTCCTTGATCACTTCGTCGGCACACACAAGTGGCCATGCATCACCGGGGTTCGGAACAGCGAGAATCGTGCCATCCACCTCCATGATGGCTTCAACTTCATGGCTGTCGTCCATGACACCAGATAG